The segment CAAACACGTAAACAGATTTATGAGTGTCACAAACCGACATAGCTGAGATTAGTGTGTTATTAAACCCCGGATTATTCCagttcagtgtgtatgtgtttatgcacCCAGGGGGATGAGTCTTAGTTTGTTCCACTTTCATTTCAATTACCTAACCTGTACTGTTTgtcattcttttcatttcaaaatagaTCACGTCACTGTAGTtctgttttaaaatgatttgcGCTCTCTTTTAAAggatatcactttttttttttttttttttgcctgtgtttgtgtttcattcaGAGTCAGACAGGTGAAATAGATGTGTCCACTGCTACGGAGCCAAGTGTGAAACCCACTGTTAATGCTACTGAGCATGTCCACAGCACCCCACAGCCTGAGaaggtacaaacacacacccgcaAAAACACACGAAATTAACTTCTACAGTCAAGGTCTGCAAGTAGTTTCTGCAGTAggcagtttttttctgatttttagaAGATTAAATCTTGTAGGGTGGCAGGGAAAGCTAGTGCTGGTGCCTGAGATCTGTAGATGAGTTCTGTTAGGGTTTCCACTTTTGCACAAATTTGagttaaaatcattttcaactGCAGGCAAGTATTTGGCAGGACATTTTTAGGCACCAAATAATAGGTAACAAGTGTGCTTCCTCTGCACTTCGGTGCGGTGTGTCTGCCATGGAAACTACGAATGAAAAGGCTGCAATGGCAGCAAACCAGACTTGaaaagaataacaaaaaaatcaactcatACACACTGTATGTTATTTGTGGCTATTTACCCAGCTTACACATTTTGACATTAAACCTTCACCGGAGACTCGGTTATTCCAAGCACAATTTCCTTCAAATggtccaagaaaaaaatgaaaaagaaagaggcatgaatttaaaaaataactcGTGGGGATAATTTTCTGTATCGTGATTATGGACCTATAGCATTTCTAATAAAGATAATTAGTTTGCctcctttttcatgttttgtcatatttatcagaatcagaatctgaaatactttattgatccctgggGGGAAATTGGTTAATGCCCCTAGTGTCAGTTCCCAACaggtgtgttttctttccatatCCAGAGTTCTCATACCGGTGTGAAGCAGATCACTGTTGAGGAGCTCTTTGGTTCCTCGATCCCGAAGGACCCCTCTCTACCCGCCATGCCCGCCCAGAACACCACCACTGCCCCCAGTGACCCCACGTCTCCCTACCTGCAGAGCCAGCCTTATCCCACATCGGCCCATCTCGACCCTCTGCTCCCTCCCCACCTCACAGCACCGGACACTGCGCCCAACCAGCGCAACCTCGCCCCCGGCCTGCTCCCAGCCCCAGCCTCCTACACACTCCATCCCAGCCCTGTTTTCCAGTCAGTAGGCCCCGGGTCCGACCCCCAGCCCCGGTGCTCAGTCTCCCCACTCATGGTGCCTCCAGCTGGTTCAGAACCTCGTGCAGCTCCCCCCGGTCCCGCGGCACCTTCAACTCCCACGTCCTACCTGGGACAGGAGATCCTCGGCACGCTCAAATCGGCAGTGCCCTCGGTGAACTCGGACATCCACAAGCCCATCTTGGCGCCCAACTTCCTGCCTAGCACGCTGGTCCCGCCCCAGAGCTTCCAGGAGCTGATGGGGAAACACCTCCTCCAGCAGGGAAAGGAGGTGGATGTCTTCTCTCAGGCCCCAAACCTGATCAAAGCAATGCCTGTAAGTTAGAGTGGCTGTTAACATGGATAATTTTTTCTATTACACTAATATATCTTAATTTCAtttacatcatattttttttctcatgtgtttctccttttctctgccaCTGTCTCCCCCTCAGGCTGTCCCCATGAACCCAGCTCTCACTGTACCGGGGGCAGGTCCAGGCCTTTCTGTGCTTCTCTCCCCCAGCGCCTTCCAGCACTCTGTTAACaagaccacagcagcagcagccacagcaccgGTGGTCCCCCCTGCCCCCTCCAACCCCTCCGGCTCTGCAGGGGCTGTCGAGGCCCCCCAAACAGCCTGCAGCAAGACGCAGCTACAAGACACTCTGATACACCTCATCAAGGTAAACTACACACACCAAAGGCATaataacacacataaacaggacCTCTGGCACCTTAAAGCAACACGGACAGAAAATGTGTCATAATTTTGATAATTGCTTTAGTCATTTGTTAAATAAAACCCCCAGCTATTTTGTTGATTACAGCATCACCAAGATGCTAATATTTCCTTATTAGTCTCAGTTCTTATCAAACTAAAATTAGtactttctgtttattttgtttcattcatttattcactcctttgtttatttagttagttttgcTGGTCGAACTAAGAAAGCAATTTTAACATGTCACTTTTTGCTTTGGTAACTTCCCATGAGTATTTGTCATGATTTTTGACATAGTATAGACTAAATTAACCTTCAATTAATGGGAGAAAAATCAATAGATTAATCAGTTATGAAAATAGTCAGTAGATGCAGTCCAAAGCATGAAACATCTTTAATTAGCATTTATGGGCTATTGTGAAGCAGAACTGtatccacagcaaaacaaacaaatctggTAAGGTTACCGTTCATCATCCAGCAGTCTGTCAAAAGTTTGATGCTCTCCAGATAAATTACATGTAAAATTTGGAGGAATTTTTTGTaagttatttgtttattagaAATCAACAAAATGGATTGGACCTCTTGAGTGTGGAGTGACAAAAGTAGATGTTGGACAGTGTTTAATTCAGAAACAGACATATGCAAAATAGACATGTAATAAATAGTTCTATCTGATGGCcatttcatgcaaaaaaagaaaaggcttttATAATCTGATGACAAATCATTTTCACAAATCAGTCTGTGCgtacagacatgcacatacacacacacaggctcacattGACAGTTTCTGCTCTTTCatcctttcctcttttgttcTTTACCTCTTCCCTGTCCAGAATGACCCAGCCTTCCTCAGTGCCATTCACGATGCTTACCTGCAGAGCCTGTCCAAGGACTTCAGCAACATCAAGCTATAGCCCCACCTCAGCGATCAAAACCGTTACCAAACCATATAGAAACAGGAGCTGCAAGACCACAACCATCACTCTGCATCAAAAGTTCTTAGTCCAGTAATCAAAATAGTTAGACTCACTTTTTTCTGGGGACGCAGGTTCAATAAAACGTAAGAAACTCTTCTTTTGTGCTGGCTGAACCCAAAAACAAGCctgtggtgtgttttgggtcCCGACCCGTAGTTAAACACTGCCTTACACCCGGCTTTCCAGCAAGTTCTGCAACATCATTTTATAACCCAGCGTCCGCCGTGACCCTGTACTCTTCCTCATCTGTATTTGAaccagaaacagcaaaaaaaaaaaaaaaaaaaagactggtaACTCTTCAGGACTTCTAGTGTTGGAAAGACATGCAGACGAGACCAGACGTT is part of the Myripristis murdjan chromosome 7, fMyrMur1.1, whole genome shotgun sequence genome and harbors:
- the dcp1a gene encoding mRNA-decapping enzyme 1A, with translation METAKAGHLMSLAALQRQDPYINKLLDVTGQVALYNFNSKANEWEKTEIEGTLFVYSRSASPHHGFTIMNRLSTENLVEPINKDLEFQLQDPFLLYRNANLGIYSIWFYDKKDCQRIAQLMVKIVKQEADHAQRGSPERAGLARTNGVAEPRPIDILELLSKAKEEYHRSQTGEIDVSTATEPSVKPTVNATEHVHSTPQPEKSSHTGVKQITVEELFGSSIPKDPSLPAMPAQNTTTAPSDPTSPYLQSQPYPTSAHLDPLLPPHLTAPDTAPNQRNLAPGLLPAPASYTLHPSPVFQSVGPGSDPQPRCSVSPLMVPPAGSEPRAAPPGPAAPSTPTSYLGQEILGTLKSAVPSVNSDIHKPILAPNFLPSTLVPPQSFQELMGKHLLQQGKEVDVFSQAPNLIKAMPAVPMNPALTVPGAGPGLSVLLSPSAFQHSVNKTTAAAATAPVVPPAPSNPSGSAGAVEAPQTACSKTQLQDTLIHLIKNDPAFLSAIHDAYLQSLSKDFSNIKL